Proteins found in one Dehalococcoidia bacterium genomic segment:
- a CDS encoding uracil-DNA glycosylase has product MEIARCEGCELSRHRKQVVPGEGAEDADLLFIGEAPGWHEDQQGRPFVGPAGHFLDELLRSIGMRREDVYIANVIKCRPPSNRDPLPDEIRACRKWLDCQIELISPKVIVTLGRHSLAQFLPGDAIGKVHGKAQKRDGIIYFAMYHPAAALHQQSLRQVIMEDMLKIPPLMAQAAEVVEEEHKPEQLSMF; this is encoded by the coding sequence ATGGAAATCGCCCGTTGTGAGGGGTGTGAGCTATCCCGGCATAGGAAACAGGTGGTGCCCGGCGAGGGCGCTGAGGATGCCGACCTGCTCTTCATCGGTGAGGCCCCGGGCTGGCATGAGGATCAGCAGGGGCGTCCCTTCGTGGGCCCTGCGGGTCATTTCCTCGATGAGCTGCTCCGATCCATCGGAATGAGGCGTGAGGATGTTTACATCGCCAACGTGATTAAGTGCCGACCGCCCTCAAATCGCGACCCGCTGCCCGATGAGATAAGGGCGTGCCGCAAGTGGCTCGACTGTCAGATAGAACTCATCAGCCCCAAGGTGATCGTTACCCTGGGGCGCCACTCGCTGGCTCAGTTCCTCCCCGGCGATGCCATAGGGAAGGTCCACGGCAAAGCGCAAAAAAGGGATGGGATAATCTACTTTGCCATGTATCACCCTGCGGCGGCGCTGCACCAGCAGAGCCTGCGCCAGGTCATCATGGAGGATATGCTCAAGATCCCTCCCCTTATGGCTCAGGCTGCGGAGGTGGTGGAAGAGGAGCATAAACCGGAGCAGTTATCCATGTTCTAG
- a CDS encoding sulfite exporter TauE/SafE family protein, whose amino-acid sequence MGIAIGIGLLAGTLGGMLGVGGGVILIPGMVFLMDVEQHTAQGVSLAVISAMALVGTVTHYRQDNVRLRMALWIIPAAVIFSFVGGMVADVLDASILRQIVGGVIIMVGFFMAIRGWRSEG is encoded by the coding sequence ATGGGCATAGCTATCGGGATTGGGCTTCTGGCAGGAACGCTGGGTGGGATGCTGGGGGTAGGGGGAGGGGTGATCTTGATTCCGGGCATGGTTTTTTTAATGGATGTTGAGCAGCATACAGCACAGGGAGTATCCCTGGCGGTGATAAGTGCAATGGCACTGGTAGGCACGGTCACCCATTATCGCCAGGATAATGTCAGGCTCAGGATGGCTCTATGGATCATACCCGCAGCAGTCATCTTTAGTTTTGTCGGGGGTATGGTGGCGGACGTGCTGGATGCATCGATTTTGCGCCAGATTGTGGGTGGTGTCATAATCATGGTGGGCTTTTTCATGGCGATTAGAGGTTGGCGTTCGGAGGGTTAG
- a CDS encoding sulfite exporter TauE/SafE family protein, with amino-acid sequence MGRKVLISLLIGAAAGMLAGLTGVGGGVFLVPLMVGLLAMVQHQAHGTSLAVVFPIALVGAITYAVHGYIPGQVDWGVILGLALGGLVGVVLGARLMMRVPAKQLRWIFGIFLVVVGTFMIVNP; translated from the coding sequence TTGGGAAGGAAGGTCCTCATATCCCTCCTGATCGGCGCCGCTGCCGGGATGCTCGCTGGGCTGACGGGTGTGGGTGGCGGGGTGTTCCTGGTGCCTTTGATGGTGGGGCTGTTGGCCATGGTGCAGCATCAGGCACATGGCACCTCTCTAGCCGTAGTGTTTCCCATCGCCCTCGTCGGCGCAATCACCTATGCTGTCCATGGATATATTCCGGGGCAAGTGGATTGGGGGGTCATCCTGGGGCTGGCTTTGGGCGGCTTAGTGGGGGTGGTTTTGGGAGCCAGATTGATGATGAGGGTGCCGGCTAAGCAGCTCAGGTGGATATTCGGTATCTTTTTGGTGGTCGTGGGCACTTTTATGATCGTAAACCCCTAG